The Myxococcales bacterium nucleotide sequence GCAAGGCGAGCATCTCGTCGTTGACGATCAGCGCCGGCTCTTGCGGTGGAAGGGGATACGGAATGAACGCGAGAACGCTTTCCGAATCGAACCGGGTCTGCTGATACTCGCCAGTCTTGCGGGGCATCCTGCTTAGTAAAGTATACCTTACTAACGAAATTTGCTAGTAAAGTTTTCTTTACTAACGCCGGCGCTTAGGAAAGCGCGGTTTACTGACGCTCTGCGCATCCTACCCATTGAAATCACTATTGTTTTTGCGTAGCATCGCCGTTAGTCCAATGTTGGCATTGACCGTTTCATAAACTTATCAAACAAAGGCACGGTAAAAGCCATATCTCCATGGGAAGGGCTATAAACCATGCCCTTTTTCAGCAGCTTTGCCCTGGTCGGGCCTAGGCTGGTGATTTTCACTGACATGACCTCTGCGATATCGCTCGTGCGTTGCGGGCCTGATCCTAACTCGGCCATTGCGCGCAAAAACCGTTTCTCCCCCGGCGTTAAACGGCCGAAGCGGACCCGAAAAAAGTTCTCATCCAAACGGGCAGACACAATTTCCGTAGTCTCCTTGATCAAATCAAGGCCAATCGGCGAGGCTGTGGCTCGATTCCATGCCTGGTAGCCCCATTCCTGAAGAAAGTATGGATAGCCTTGGGTCAAACGATATATTTCTTCTAAGGCATCATCTCGAAAAAGCACGTCGTGCTTTGTCACCGGATCCTGCAAGGCCTTGATGGCATCCGACTTCGACAGCGCGCCAATATCCGGAAAACTAAAAAGACGCTCCGCATAGGACTTCGACTCTCCAGCCAAGCCCGGAAGCACAGGGAGCCCCGCGCCTAATAGCACAAACGGTAACTGCTGCTGTTGCATCTTGTGCAAGGCCATGATGAGCGCGCTAAGTTCTCGTTTGTTGAAGTACTGTATTTCGTCGATCAATAGGCAAACGTGGGCTTTTCGTTCCACTGCAGCATCGGCTACGGTGACAAAAAGGTTTGGCAGATCGATCTCTAGGTCCCCGCTGTCGGCTGTGCCTTTCTCGGCGTCGATGTCCAAACCAATCTCAATGTTATCGGTTTTGACTTTTAGGCCATTGAGAAAGCCCTTCAACGCAACAAGCCCTCGACGCACTTTGTCTCCCGCCCCAGCGATACGATCGATGTCGTACAACAAAGTGCGCAAATGCGGCGCAAGCAAGCTCGCAAGCGTTTTGTTCTCGTGTGCTTCTATGGATATGGTGTGAAATGCCTGCGCCTCGGCCATGCGCTTCATCTCGTTGAGCAAGACAGTCTTTCCCACACCCCGAAGTCCGGTAAGCAAAATGCTCCTTTCGGATTTGCCCGCCTTGATGCGCCCGAACAGAATGCGGGCCTGATTCAGGACATCGTCCCGGCCGACGAGTTCAGGAGGAGGACTTCCTGCCCCAGGAGAGAAGGGATTTTGAATTTCATCCATAAGTTGACCGCCACTGTTTATAACAATATCTAGTAATTTATACCAGGCTATACTCAGATAGCCTTATAAAAGCCTATCTTTGGCGTGCACAGCCTAGCCATTGAAATCACTATTGTTTTTGCGTAGCATCACCCCACGTGCAAACGCCGACCCTCAAGAGCGTGCTTTGTACCCTGAGTCCGGACCGGATTATCGACATCGCCCGGTCCTATGGCGTCGGGCTTCGCAGGCAGCCAGAGGCGAGCGAGCTCGCGGGCCTGCTTGAGCGATCAGGGCGGCTCTCGCTGGTTGGTCTTCTGAGTGACCTTGGTCGCGATGAGCTGCGCAACGCGTGCAAAGAGCACGGCGTCGATCACCAAAGCCGCGCGCGCCAAGAATTGATGAAGCGGTTGCTTGAGGCGCACGGTGATTTCAAATCGGTCCCGCCCGCACCGTTGTTCTCTCGTTCCTACAACAATCGCTATGAGCCGCGACCAGGCGACACGGTGCGAGCGAGGCATCGGCAGTGGCTGGTCAACGACGTTATCCCGCCGCCAGGGCCCGGGCAGGCCAGTTGCCTCAAATTGACCTGCCTCGACGACGACCATCGCGGCGCCGAACTCGAGGTGCTATGGGAGCTTGAGCTGGGAGCCGAAGTCATCCATCCAGAATCGCAGCTGCCAAGCGATATCAGCGCGCTCGACGATCTGCGCGCCTTCTCGGCGTACTACAACACCATCCGCTGGCAGGGCGTCACGGCCACCGAAGCAGGCCGCTTTCAAGCGCCGTTTCGTGCCGGCATCAAAATCCAACCCTACCAACTCACGCCGCTGGCCAAAGCGCTCTCGCTGCCGCGCGCCAATCTTTTCATCGCCGATGACGTCGGCCTCGGCAAGACCATCGAGGCCGGCTTAGTGGCGCTAGAGCTTTTGCTGCGACAGCGGGTGGATTTCATTTTGATCGCTGCGCCAGCGTCGGTGGGCCTGCAATGGCAAGACGAAATGAACAAGCGCTTTGGCTTGCACTTTGAAGTCTTCTCGCGCGATTTCATCATCAAAAAGCGCCGTGAGCGCGGCTTTGGCGTCAATCCCTGGGCCACGCATCACCGCTTTATTATTTCGTACCCGTTGCTTCGTCGTCCCGAGTACCGCGATCCGCTGCTTCAGCACATCGGCGAGCGCGCCAAAAAGAGCCTGCTGATTTTAGACGAGGCGCATACCATCGCGCCGGCCAGCGCCAGCAAATACGCCATCGACTCCGGCATCACCAAAGTGATTCGCGACATCGCCCCGCGCTTTGAAAACCGTCTGTTTCTTAGCGCCACCCCCCACAACGGCCACTCCAACAGTTTCTCGGCGCTGCTTGAGGTGCTCGACCCGCAGCGCTTTAGCCGCGGCGTGCCGGTTGACGGCCCAGAAGCCCTCTCCCCAGTGATGGTGCGCCGTCTCAAGAGTGATTTGCGTCAAATCATGCCCAGCCAGACGTTCACAGAACGCAACGTGGTTCGCATCGAGCTTCTGAGCGACCACGGCGGACGCATCCAGTTTGCGAACGAAGAGCCATTTGAGTTGCCGCCAGCCGTCGCCCAGCTCGCCGACCCTAAGGCGGAGCTACAGCTTGCGGAACTCTTGTCTCAGTACTCCGAGCTCGTCAAAGGCATGGGCGCTAAAAAAGCGCGCCGCCTGAGCCTAGTCAATCTACAAAAGCGCTTGCTCAGTAGTCCCGAGGCCTTTACGCGGACGTTAGAGCTTCACGACAAAAATCAAAGCAGGGTTGATGGTGAAAGCGCGGCGCACGGCGATGTCCAGCGCATGCTCGAAGAAGACGACGCCGAGTCCGCATACGGGCTCGAAGAAGAAACCGCCGAAGCGCTCTACGCCAACGAAGTTGAAACCCAAGCCGCCCACGAGCCGGCGCCCCAAGAAAAGCCGGACCTCATCCAACAAGCTGCCGCGCTACGGGAGCAAATGTTGGCCCTCGCGCGCAAATTGCGTCGCCAGCCTGACATGAAAGTTCTGGCATTAATTGCCTGGCTAAAACGCCATTGTTGTCCTGAGATATCCATTAAAACAGACTCTGCCGACAGGCCCCCGTCCCGCGCGCGCCCCGCGGGCCGTTGGACCGAGCGCCGCGTGATCAT carries:
- a CDS encoding AAA family ATPase, whose protein sequence is MDEIQNPFSPGAGSPPPELVGRDDVLNQARILFGRIKAGKSERSILLTGLRGVGKTVLLNEMKRMAEAQAFHTISIEAHENKTLASLLAPHLRTLLYDIDRIAGAGDKVRRGLVALKGFLNGLKVKTDNIEIGLDIDAEKGTADSGDLEIDLPNLFVTVADAAVERKAHVCLLIDEIQYFNKRELSALIMALHKMQQQQLPFVLLGAGLPVLPGLAGESKSYAERLFSFPDIGALSKSDAIKALQDPVTKHDVLFRDDALEEIYRLTQGYPYFLQEWGYQAWNRATASPIGLDLIKETTEIVSARLDENFFRVRFGRLTPGEKRFLRAMAELGSGPQRTSDIAEVMSVKITSLGPTRAKLLKKGMVYSPSHGDMAFTVPLFDKFMKRSMPTLD
- a CDS encoding DEAD/DEAH box helicase family protein, with the protein product MKRLLEAHGDFKSVPPAPLFSRSYNNRYEPRPGDTVRARHRQWLVNDVIPPPGPGQASCLKLTCLDDDHRGAELEVLWELELGAEVIHPESQLPSDISALDDLRAFSAYYNTIRWQGVTATEAGRFQAPFRAGIKIQPYQLTPLAKALSLPRANLFIADDVGLGKTIEAGLVALELLLRQRVDFILIAAPASVGLQWQDEMNKRFGLHFEVFSRDFIIKKRRERGFGVNPWATHHRFIISYPLLRRPEYRDPLLQHIGERAKKSLLILDEAHTIAPASASKYAIDSGITKVIRDIAPRFENRLFLSATPHNGHSNSFSALLEVLDPQRFSRGVPVDGPEALSPVMVRRLKSDLRQIMPSQTFTERNVVRIELLSDHGGRIQFANEEPFELPPAVAQLADPKAELQLAELLSQYSELVKGMGAKKARRLSLVNLQKRLLSSPEAFTRTLELHDKNQSRVDGESAAHGDVQRMLEEDDAESAYGLEEETAEALYANEVETQAAHEPAPQEKPDLIQQAAALREQMLALARKLRRQPDMKVLALIAWLKRHCCPEISIKTDSADRPPSRARPAGRWTERRVIIFTEYTDTKRYLKALLAAAFEDTDRGDERLMEIHGGMNDQAREEAQYAFNSDPKTHPVRVLLCTDAAREGLNLQAHCADLFHFDIPWNPSRMEQRNGRIDRQLQPSPEVRCHYFIYPERKEDRVLETLVQKTETIRSELGSLGVVVLERMEQTLAQGIDSATAGQLELSTHLGPAEQISRRELEAARELDTLRRDIDYANRVYEASRLVLDFRPDELRATLETGLRLANLGAFKPTKDGAYELPTFHDDWQQTLDTLRRPRQRDESFYDWRKTPPRPVVFQAPDVLSQERVHLHLEHPFVKRVLSRFIAQGYAAHDLHRVSLIPMPDTAQAHVLVLGRLCLFGTGAGRLHDAIVPLAAAYSVSSGIHREPLDTPRTQALLKDMHGVLGRPSHKPISEDFERRLCKEAPGIFATLWPQLKDEADAAALDAEQKLTSRGAREADELRNILSRQKSAIEAVLGGSQLKLDFGQSESEQQQAKQREQDLAHLRRRLDGIATEMEHEPQELAALYAVKLRRLEPIGLVFLWPELEL